CAAGCGCCGTGGCAGGAAGCCACCCTTGGCACCCACCGGCACGATCACCGAGTTCTTCACTTGCTGGGCTTTGACCAGGCCCAGCACTTCGGTGCGGAAGTCTTCTTCCCGGTCCGACCAGCGCAGGCCACCACGGGCAACGTTGCCAAAGCGCAGGTGCACACCCTCTACCCGTGGCGAATACACGAAAATCTCGAATTTCGGCACCGGCTTAGGCAGCTCGGGGATCAGCTTGGGGTTGAACTTGAAACTGAAATACGACTTGTTCTGGCCGTTGGCATCCGGCTGGTAGAAGTTGGTGCGCAGGGTGGCCTTGATCAGGTCCAGATAACGACGCAGGATGCGGTCTTCGTTGAGCACCTGAACATCGTCCAAAGCGCTGAGAATGGCCTGTTCCAGACGTTGCTGCTTGTCATCCAGATCGTCCTGGGTGAGTTTGCGCGCCAGGTAGAAGCGGGTTTTGAACAGCCGGGTCAGCTCGCGGGCGATGTCGGTGTGGTTGTTCAGGGTGCTGGCGATGTAACCCAGGTCAAAGCCCAGGCGGATCTGCTTGAGGTAGCGGGCATAGGCGCGCAACAGCGCCACATCACGCCACGGCAGGCCAGCGGTGAGCACCAGGCGGTTGAAGGCATCGTTTTCGGCGTCGCCCTTGACGATATGGATGAACGCATCCTGCAGCGTGTCGTTGAGCTGCTGGATGTCGAGGTCCAGGCCTTCGCTGTAGGTAAAGGCGAAGTCATGAATCCAGTATTCACGGCCACTGGCGTGACGCAGGCGGTACGGGAACTCGCCCAGCACGCGCAGGCCGAGGTTTTCAAGGATCGGCAACACATCCGACAGCGCCAGCGGGGTGTCGGCGTGGTACAGCTTGCAATGCAGCAGGCGGTCGCCCAGGCGGGTCAACGGCTGGTAGAAGCTCATTGCCAGTGGCCTGCCTTCGGACAGCCCCAGCACATGTTGCAGGTCGACCACCGCCGAATGCGCCGGGAAGCGCTCGCGGTAACCGGCCGGGAAACCTTTGGGGAAATCAGCCAGGATGTTGGTGCCCTGGGCTTCGCCGAAGTTCTCCACCACCAGCGCCGAATAGTCGTCATGCCACGAGCGGCAGGCCTGGATCACTTCGTTTTCCAGTTGCTGCGGGTCGATGTCGATGCGGTTTTTCGGGTCGACCCGCAGAATCAGCTGCACGCGGGCCAACACCGACTCGGAGAAGAACGTCCAGAATTCGCAGTCGCTGGCCTTCAGGCGCTCCATCAGCACCTGCTGGATCTTCTGCCGTACTTCGGTGGAGTAGATTTCCCGCGGCACATAGGCCAGGCAGTAGCAGAAGCGGCCGTACGGGTCTTTGCGCAGGAACACGCGGATCTTGTTGCGCTCCTGGATTTGCACAATCGCCATCACCGTGCTGAACAGCTCGTCGATCGGCGTCTGGAACAGGTCATCGCGCGGCAGCACTTCAAGCACCTGGGCCAGTTCCTTGCCCAGGTGGGCTTTCGGGTCGAAGCCCGAACGGCGCTCCACTTCGGCCACTTTCACGCGGATGTACGGGATGGCATGCACGCTTTCGCCGTACACCGACGAGGTGTACAGGCCCATGAAGCGGTGCTCCTTGACCACCTTGCCGTCGGCACCCAGCTGGCGGATCGACACGTAATCCGGGTAGGCCGGGCGGTGCACCCGGCTGGGCAGTGCAGCCTTGGCGAACGACAGCAGCAGCGGCTCGTTCAGGTAAGCCACGGCGTAATCTTCGATGCGCAGCTCTTCTGGCGTAAGGCCCACACGCAGGCGGCGCGGCAGGCCCAGGAACGAGTGTTCGTCGTACATCATCTGGCCACCGGCGGCGTCGGCCTGCACGGTGAACTCTTCATAGCCGAGGAAGGTGAAATGGTTGTCCAGCAGCCATTCGAGGAAGGCCTTCACCTCACCTTTTTCGTGCTGCACCGGGGCAAACGGGGTTTGCTCCACCAGCGCCACCACTTCACGCAGCTTGGCCTTCATCGGTTCGAAATCGGCCACTGCCACGCGCACTTCTGCCAGCACCTGCTCAAGCTCGCGGGTCAGCACATTCAGTTCGGCGGCGTTGGCGCAGCGGTCGATTTCCAGGTACATCAGCGATTCGTGGCGCACGCCCTCGCCTTGGGTGCCCTTGGGCAGCAGCTCCAGCAGCTCGCCCTTGGCACCACGACGCACGCTCAGCACGGTGGTTTGCAGGGTGTGAATGCTGTAGCCGCGGCGGTTGAGCTCGGTGCGTACCGAGTCCACCAGAAATGGCAGGTCGTGGTGCAACACCTCGACCACGGTGTGGGTCGACTGCCAGCCATTGCGTTCGTAGTCGGGGTTGTACACCCGCACTTGCGGTTGTTCGGGGTCGAAGCGCTCGATGATGCGCCAGGCAGACAGGGTGCAGCCGGCCAGGTCCGACAGCCTGCGCTGGGTGAGTTCGTCCATGGAAATAATGCCGAAGAACTGCTCGGCAAACAGCGCCACTTGTGGCAGGGACTGTTCGCTGATGTGCTGCGCCAGGGCCGCTTGCAGTTGGTGCTGGAAGTCGGCTTTGCTGGCTGCGGTGAAGAACGCCATCTGTGGTACTCCGCTTGGGCTTTGTAGTAATTGAAGCGTCGCGTGCGTCCGCCGTGTAGGAATCAACGATAGCCAACCCATGGCAAAGCGGACGTAAAGTTCAGGGCTGGCCGAAGCTTAACGACTGATCGGTCATTGCCGCTTGCAGCGCTGCGACAATTTCGGTCAAGGGGCGGTAACTTTACGTTTATGGATACGCGCAAGGCTGTCAGAATTCCCTCTCGTTTCCACAAAACCGAGCTGCCCCATGCAAATCAAGACTGCCCTGCTGTTCGCCACCCCTTGCGATGATGAGGAAGACAACATGGCGACCCTGTGCTGCCACAGCGACAAGGGGCAGATGTTTCTGCTGACCCGCTACCCGGATGAGGACACCGTCGACCTGACCCTGGACGACGAACCCTCGACGCTGGACGGGCTGAAGGTGACGTTGAGTGCCCAGCGCTTGCTGATCGAGGTGGCGGCCGGGGACAGGGATGCGCTGAAGGGCGATGAAGCGCTGGAGATCGTGCTGACGTCGGCGGGCACGGACCTGGAAGAGGTGGCGTTGACGTTGCGCAACATTCTTGAAGGTACCGGGACGTTCGTGAGCGAGCTTTGAGGGTTGCCTGTGCCGGCTCGGTAAAGGGCTGGCACAGGCAACCGCTGATCAACCGGCCGGGTTGTCATGCATCACTCTGCCCCCCTCGCCAGGCCGGTTGACATACATCACATCCAGGTCACTGCCTCCCCCTTCTTTGGCTTCACCCCAGTTCGCCGAGGTGTGGATGTACTTGGCTTTGAGCAGCAATCGCTCTTCAGGCGTCAATTGCAGTTGCCCGCAACGGCCCAAGGCAAAGTCATGCAGCTTGCTGCTGATGGCCCGCAACTCGTCGGGCAAGCGGTGCGCCTCGTCATCACCCAACGGCGCAAAGGGCACCCCACCACGCAGGGCCAGTTCGCGCATGACGCTCAAGTACACCCGTGACAGGTGGCCACTGACTTCCCGTTCCCGGTAAACCGCGGCGTACACCTCCTTTTCCTGTACATCCCGGTTGCCGCGCACACGCTCAACGGGCTTTTCCCAGGTCAGCACGCGCGCACCGTCAGCTGCTGAGTTCAGCAGGCCATTGGCAACCTGCCAGGCGTGGGTCTGTTCAACCGAGGTCGCGGCCGATACGCGGTTTGACTGGGGCTTGCACAGCATTACCCGTTCCTGCAGGGTATCCATGTACCCGCCCCCGATATCCGAGTGAGCGCCCGGCAGCACAATGTC
The genomic region above belongs to Pseudomonas sp. PSKL.D1 and contains:
- a CDS encoding NAD-glutamate dehydrogenase; this encodes MAFFTAASKADFQHQLQAALAQHISEQSLPQVALFAEQFFGIISMDELTQRRLSDLAGCTLSAWRIIERFDPEQPQVRVYNPDYERNGWQSTHTVVEVLHHDLPFLVDSVRTELNRRGYSIHTLQTTVLSVRRGAKGELLELLPKGTQGEGVRHESLMYLEIDRCANAAELNVLTRELEQVLAEVRVAVADFEPMKAKLREVVALVEQTPFAPVQHEKGEVKAFLEWLLDNHFTFLGYEEFTVQADAAGGQMMYDEHSFLGLPRRLRVGLTPEELRIEDYAVAYLNEPLLLSFAKAALPSRVHRPAYPDYVSIRQLGADGKVVKEHRFMGLYTSSVYGESVHAIPYIRVKVAEVERRSGFDPKAHLGKELAQVLEVLPRDDLFQTPIDELFSTVMAIVQIQERNKIRVFLRKDPYGRFCYCLAYVPREIYSTEVRQKIQQVLMERLKASDCEFWTFFSESVLARVQLILRVDPKNRIDIDPQQLENEVIQACRSWHDDYSALVVENFGEAQGTNILADFPKGFPAGYRERFPAHSAVVDLQHVLGLSEGRPLAMSFYQPLTRLGDRLLHCKLYHADTPLALSDVLPILENLGLRVLGEFPYRLRHASGREYWIHDFAFTYSEGLDLDIQQLNDTLQDAFIHIVKGDAENDAFNRLVLTAGLPWRDVALLRAYARYLKQIRLGFDLGYIASTLNNHTDIARELTRLFKTRFYLARKLTQDDLDDKQQRLEQAILSALDDVQVLNEDRILRRYLDLIKATLRTNFYQPDANGQNKSYFSFKFNPKLIPELPKPVPKFEIFVYSPRVEGVHLRFGNVARGGLRWSDREEDFRTEVLGLVKAQQVKNSVIVPVGAKGGFLPRRLPLGGTRDEIAAEGVACYRIFISGLLDITDNLKDGGVVPPANVVRHDDDDPYLVVAADKGTATFSDIANGIAIDYGFWLGDAFASGGSAGYDHKKMGITARGAWVGVQRHFRERGINVQQDPITVIGVGDMAGDVFGNGLLMSDKLQLVAAFNHLHIFIDPNPDPASSFAERQRLFDLPRSAWSDYDTSIMSEGGGIFPRSAKSIAISPQMKERFAIEADRLTPTELLNALLKAPVDLLWNGGIGTYVKASSESHADVGDKANDALRVNGNELRCKVVGEGGNLGMTQLGRVEFGLNGGATNTDFIDNAGGVDCSDHEVNIKILLNEVVQGGDMTEKQRNQLLGSMTDEVGNLVLGNNYKQTQALSLAARRARERIAEYKRLMADLEGRGKLDRAIEFLPSEEQLAERLAAGQGLTRAELSVLISYSKIDLKEQLLKSLVPDDDYLTRDMETAFPPSLVSKFAEAMRRHRLKREIVSTQIANDLVNNMGITFVQRLKESTGMSPANVAGAYVIVRDIFHLPHWFRQIEALDYQVPAEIQLTLMDELMRLGRRATRWFLRSRRNEQDAGRDTAHFGPKIAQLGLKLDELLEGPTRERWMVRYQSFVDAGVPELLARMVAGTSHLYTLLPIIEAADVTGHDPAQVAKAFFAVGSALDLTWYLQEISNLPVENNWQALAREAFRDDIDLQQRAITISVLQMVDAPDDMDARVALWAEQHRVMVERWRAMLDDLRNATGTDYAMYAVANRELVDLAMSGQAAVVPS